TTGATCCTGTAGCCAGTAGGTCGGATCGGGTTTTTCCAGCACGACATCAAACTCCGATCGAGAAGGCAGTCGCCCCGGCTCATAAACTTCCCCCCTTTTCATTGCGGGGTCGATGATCACCTTAACACCTTCCACTAAACGAAAAGCCTCTTCTAAATCAGAGCGCGTTAAAAATGTAATCTCTGCATTGGGAATATACTCTTTAATGCGCAGCACGAGGCCATACAAGCCAAGCGCAATATCCCCCATGCCCCGATTCCAAACAATTAAAAAGCGGTATTGCCCTTTTCGCTTGGCTCTCACGAGAAGTCGACGAAAAGGATTGGGCAAGAGACGGCGAAGAAGGCGTTTTAACATTTAAATTCCCCGGGTTTGCATGCTATCCATGAGCTGAGTGATCACTTCATCGACCTCAATTTGTTTCATGCAACGAAAATCAAGAGGGCACACCCTCTTATAGCAAGGAGCACATGAAACGCGTTTATGAATCACTTTTCCCCATTGATAAGGGCCTGTTTTGACATCAGATGTTGAACCGAATAGCGCAAGCAGTGGCACCTTCAAAGCCGCTGCAACATGCATGGGCCCACTATCATTCGTAAGAAAGCCGCTACACTCAGCGATGAGCGCTACCATTTGCCGAAGCGTTGTCTTTCCGGCTAAGTTGATGACTTGAGGAGGCAAAGCGCGGCAAATACCATTGATCATCTCCCGACTCTTTTCATCGCCGAAAAAGAGAATTTGGCACTCCGGATCTTGCTGAATAAGCTGCTGCGCTACTGCCTCAAAACGCTCGGGAAGCCAACACTTCGCAGACCCATAAGCAGCTCCCGGATTGATCCCAATCCACTTCGCTTCAGCATTTCCACCATAACTCATTATAAAATCACGCGCTGAAGCTCTCTCCTCTTTGGAGACATAGAGCTGCGGCACTGAATGACTTGGAGGGATACAAATACGCGCAAGTAGCGCTTTATAAACTGAAACTAAATGTTCGTTTTCGATATTGCTTGGAACATCCACTGCATGTGTGAAAAAAAATCGACGATAGGGGTAAGAAAAACCAACAATATTTTCTACACCGGCGCGAAAAAACCAAAACGCCGATGAGAGAGAATTGGGCAAAACAACCCCTAAATCATATTTCTCTGCGCGTAAAACTCTCACAAGATTGTGATTAAAGAATTTTTTGAACTGATTTTTTTCTTTCTTAAACGTAAGAATCGTATCGAGATGGGGATTATTCTCGAGAAGTCCCTTCAATGACTCTGAGCAAAGCGCCGTAATATGTGCGTAGGGGAAAGCTTTGCGCAGATCTTCCAAAAGGGGCGTAGCCATAACAAGATCGCCAATCCAATTGGGCATACGCACAATAATTTTGTGATAATGCGTAGTAAAGGGAATCAATCCAATGCCTTGCAGAAATTCTTATTTGTGATAGCATACCGCTTAATGAGGATTGATGCAATATTAGCTTAAAGGTAGTTCATGCCCCCCGGGAAGAAAAAAATTATTTTGGGAATCGATCCCGGTACGCGCATTACCGGATATGGCGTGATTGAGCAATTCTCGCAAAAAATGACAGCCCTTGATTATGGCAATATCTATGCAAAATCAGATCGTCTTGAAACGTGTTACCTGATCATTTTTAACCGAATAGAAGAGCTGATCTCCCTTCACAAGCCCGATGCGATCTCCGTCGAAACACAATTTGTTTATAAAAATGTGCAAAGCTCGATGAAGCTCTCAATGGCAAGAGCCATTGTGATGCTGGCTGCTGCAAAAAATAATATCCTTCTTTATGAATACGCTCCGCGCAAAGCAAAAATGGCCGTGACCGGCAATGGGAGCGCCTCTAAACACCAAATTCAAAAAATGATTGCAATGCTTCTTAATCTCAAACAATCTCCACCGGAAGATGCTGCCGATGCCCTATCGCTTGCCATCTGC
This window of the Simkaniaceae bacterium genome carries:
- the waaF gene encoding lipopolysaccharide heptosyltransferase II, whose product is MPNWIGDLVMATPLLEDLRKAFPYAHITALCSESLKGLLENNPHLDTILTFKKEKNQFKKFFNHNLVRVLRAEKYDLGVVLPNSLSSAFWFFRAGVENIVGFSYPYRRFFFTHAVDVPSNIENEHLVSVYKALLARICIPPSHSVPQLYVSKEERASARDFIMSYGGNAEAKWIGINPGAAYGSAKCWLPERFEAVAQQLIQQDPECQILFFGDEKSREMINGICRALPPQVINLAGKTTLRQMVALIAECSGFLTNDSGPMHVAAALKVPLLALFGSTSDVKTGPYQWGKVIHKRVSCAPCYKRVCPLDFRCMKQIEVDEVITQLMDSMQTRGI
- the ruvC gene encoding crossover junction endodeoxyribonuclease RuvC, which encodes MPPGKKKIILGIDPGTRITGYGVIEQFSQKMTALDYGNIYAKSDRLETCYLIIFNRIEELISLHKPDAISVETQFVYKNVQSSMKLSMARAIVMLAAAKNNILLYEYAPRKAKMAVTGNGSASKHQIQKMIAMLLNLKQSPPEDAADALSLAICHAHHFKPGLNYV